In Sphingobacterium sp. PCS056, the following proteins share a genomic window:
- the scpB gene encoding SMC-Scp complex subunit ScpB yields MKDIIRNIEAIIYASEDGVGLQDIKHVLQEALAIEISKEELQTFIDKISSKHQSEDEVLELKIINNTFQFLTKSAYHETINQLQLHRDKKKLSQAALETLAIIAYRQPITKLEIEQIRGVSCDYSVQRLLEKKLIQIAGKADSIGKPLLYSTSSQFMNHFGINGVRDLPQLKDIVTVENEIGEVAE; encoded by the coding sequence GTGAAAGATATTATTCGTAATATAGAGGCCATTATATATGCCTCAGAAGATGGTGTTGGTCTACAGGATATTAAACATGTTCTACAAGAGGCATTAGCCATTGAAATTTCTAAAGAAGAGCTGCAAACTTTTATTGATAAGATAAGCAGTAAACATCAAAGCGAAGACGAAGTATTGGAATTGAAAATTATTAATAATACTTTTCAGTTTTTGACAAAATCCGCTTATCATGAAACGATCAATCAGTTACAGCTTCATCGTGATAAGAAGAAATTAAGCCAAGCTGCGTTAGAAACACTGGCAATCATAGCTTATAGACAACCTATTACAAAGCTGGAAATAGAGCAAATTAGAGGTGTTAGTTGTGATTATTCCGTTCAACGACTCTTAGAGAAAAAATTAATTCAAATTGCTGGAAAAGCGGATTCAATCGGAAAACCACTCTTGTATAGTACAAGCTCGCAATTCATGAATCATTTTGGCATCAATGGAGTTCGAGATCTGCCGCAATTAAAAGATATTGTGACTGTTGAAAATGAAATCGGAGAGGTGGCTGAATAG
- a CDS encoding helix-turn-helix domain-containing protein: MNALGKKIRLLRHQKGWSQEDVAKRLDISIPAFSKIETGITDVNLSRLNQISKLFNLSVVQLLSTSDMEEDKEAVNELAELTKKLQVRETEVIELQKKVIDLYEQLHKK; this comes from the coding sequence ATGAATGCATTAGGAAAAAAAATTAGATTATTGAGACACCAAAAAGGGTGGAGTCAAGAAGATGTTGCAAAGAGATTAGATATCTCCATTCCAGCTTTTTCAAAAATTGAAACGGGAATTACAGATGTAAATTTATCTCGTTTAAATCAGATTTCAAAATTATTTAATTTGTCAGTAGTTCAACTTTTATCAACTTCAGATATGGAAGAGGATAAAGAAGCTGTAAATGAATTGGCAGAATTAACTAAAAAATTGCAAGTACGTGAAACCGAAGTGATCGAATTGCAAAAGAAAGTAATTGATCTTTACGAGCAATTACACAAGAAATAG
- a CDS encoding Mur ligase family protein, protein MRIHFIAIGGSIMHNLAISLERQGHQISGSDDQIVEPSRSHLIDAGLLPEQLGWFEEKITDDIDAVILGAHALINNPELIKAQELGLKIYSFPEFIQELSQDKTRVVIAGSYGKTTIMSMVMHVLKNLNRPFDYLVGAQLEGFDNLIEITKTNKIILIEGDENVASSLSSKSKFMFYKPNIALISGINWNEYSTTITFDNYLKQFEDFINTIEAKGTLIYNKEDKYLQKIIAETKSCKINRHGYQIPEYAINKGITSIKSTKGDVPLQIFGKHNLSNIAGAYTVCEWLGIKKEDFFETIKTFKSSIRYLEFVSSFEGSVVYQDFAHTPKKLKASIHAIKEQFPSQKLVAIIELNAYDSLDESFVNQYKDTMNEADLPVVFVNMESIKEVNKCTTHLLEDIRSAFNRSDLDIVTNLGDLYKFLENFKSKGNNLLLMSSGNYSGVNLTELADHFFKNY, encoded by the coding sequence ATGCGCATACATTTTATTGCGATAGGTGGAAGTATCATGCATAACCTTGCTATCTCTTTAGAGCGGCAGGGCCATCAGATTTCTGGATCTGATGATCAAATTGTAGAGCCTTCTCGCAGCCATCTAATTGATGCGGGATTACTTCCAGAACAATTGGGGTGGTTTGAGGAAAAGATTACGGATGATATTGATGCCGTTATTTTAGGAGCTCACGCACTTATTAATAATCCTGAATTAATAAAAGCTCAGGAATTAGGTCTTAAAATTTATTCTTTTCCTGAATTTATCCAAGAACTTTCTCAAGATAAAACACGCGTGGTCATTGCTGGTAGTTATGGTAAAACGACTATCATGAGTATGGTCATGCATGTTCTGAAAAATCTCAATAGACCTTTCGATTATTTAGTTGGAGCACAGCTTGAAGGTTTTGATAACTTGATTGAGATAACAAAAACAAATAAAATCATCTTAATAGAGGGCGACGAAAATGTAGCTTCTAGTTTGAGCAGTAAGTCCAAGTTTATGTTTTACAAACCCAATATTGCCTTGATTAGCGGTATTAATTGGAATGAGTATAGCACTACAATAACTTTTGATAATTATCTAAAGCAATTTGAAGACTTTATCAACACCATAGAGGCCAAAGGAACCTTGATCTATAACAAGGAAGATAAATACCTGCAGAAGATTATTGCTGAGACTAAATCATGTAAAATCAACCGGCACGGATATCAAATTCCTGAATATGCTATTAATAAGGGTATAACTTCTATAAAATCAACCAAAGGGGACGTTCCTTTGCAAATTTTTGGTAAGCATAATCTTTCTAATATCGCTGGCGCTTATACGGTATGTGAATGGCTGGGGATAAAAAAGGAAGATTTCTTTGAAACAATAAAAACATTTAAAAGCTCCATTCGATATTTGGAATTTGTATCTAGTTTTGAAGGTTCTGTGGTATATCAGGATTTTGCTCATACGCCTAAAAAATTGAAGGCAAGTATTCATGCGATTAAGGAACAATTTCCAAGTCAGAAGCTGGTTGCAATAATTGAATTAAATGCATACGATAGTTTAGATGAAAGCTTTGTGAATCAATATAAGGACACCATGAATGAAGCTGATCTTCCCGTTGTGTTTGTTAATATGGAGTCAATAAAGGAAGTTAATAAGTGTACTACTCATCTTTTGGAAGATATTCGAAGTGCTTTTAACCGGTCGGATTTGGATATTGTGACGAACTTAGGAGACCTATATAAGTTCCTTGAGAATTTTAAATCAAAAGGCAATAATTTATTGCTAATGAGCTCGGGCAATTACAGTGGGGTTAATTTAACAGAGTTAGCGGATCATTTTTTTAAGAATTATTAA
- the prmA gene encoding 50S ribosomal protein L11 methyltransferase, with product MKYSEVIFTRKVGEEWQQDLFIAELADIGFDTFEHTKSGFAAFIPTANLDLQALETVLLQQDGFEVEYEVVDIEDQNWNKLWESNFSPILIDDQCYVRATFHEAKPDISYEIVIDPKMSFGTGHHQTTTMMLRYILENDFQGKEVLDMGCGTGILAILAAQKGAKQLLAVDFDDVCVDSVEENKLLNNITNIESKLGSYETIVDRHFDTILANINRNILMEQFPQYSKSLRPNGELYISGFFEGEDLSILKQRAESLGLEFVSNQVLDNWCSAKFVKVN from the coding sequence ATGAAATATAGTGAGGTAATATTTACGAGAAAAGTAGGGGAAGAGTGGCAACAGGATCTGTTTATTGCCGAACTAGCTGATATAGGTTTCGATACTTTTGAACATACGAAATCGGGGTTTGCAGCTTTTATTCCAACTGCAAACCTTGATCTTCAAGCTTTGGAAACTGTTTTACTTCAACAAGATGGTTTTGAAGTTGAGTATGAGGTGGTAGATATTGAAGATCAAAATTGGAACAAACTGTGGGAAAGTAATTTTAGTCCAATTTTGATAGATGATCAATGTTATGTAAGAGCAACTTTTCATGAAGCTAAACCTGATATTTCATATGAGATCGTAATAGATCCTAAAATGTCTTTCGGGACTGGTCATCACCAGACTACAACCATGATGCTTCGTTATATTTTGGAAAATGATTTTCAAGGTAAGGAAGTGTTAGATATGGGGTGTGGAACAGGAATATTGGCGATTTTAGCCGCCCAAAAAGGTGCAAAACAATTACTTGCTGTGGATTTTGATGATGTCTGTGTAGATAGCGTCGAAGAGAATAAGCTCTTGAATAATATTACGAATATCGAATCGAAATTAGGATCTTATGAAACCATCGTCGATCGTCATTTTGATACCATTTTAGCTAATATTAATCGTAATATATTGATGGAACAATTCCCACAATACAGTAAATCTCTGCGACCAAATGGAGAATTATATATTAGCGGTTTTTTTGAAGGAGAAGATTTATCAATTTTAAAACAACGTGCAGAATCACTTGGACTGGAGTTTGTTTCTAATCAGGTGTTAGACAATTGGTGCTCGGCAAAATTCGTGAAAGTAAATTAA
- the tpiA gene encoding triose-phosphate isomerase yields MRKKIVAGNWKMNLDYQDGVSLFSEVVNMAKDEIVGDQQVVVCSPFIHLHSIAQLAKTASHVAVGAQNIHQAESGAYTGEISASQIKSIGVEYVILGHSERRAYFGETNALLSEKVDAALKHGLLPIFCIGETKEERESGKFFDVIKTQLEEAVFHLSKEEFSKVVLAYEPVWAIGTGLTASPEQAQEVHAFIRATVAAQYDQSVADETSILYGGSCNPKNAGELFAQADIDGGLIGGASLKSRDFLDIVKVFNK; encoded by the coding sequence ATGCGTAAGAAAATTGTAGCAGGGAATTGGAAAATGAATTTGGATTACCAAGATGGGGTGAGTTTATTCTCTGAGGTAGTGAATATGGCTAAAGATGAGATCGTTGGTGATCAGCAAGTAGTGGTTTGTAGCCCATTTATTCATTTACATAGTATTGCGCAATTAGCAAAAACAGCATCACATGTTGCTGTTGGTGCTCAAAACATTCATCAGGCTGAATCAGGAGCGTACACAGGCGAAATTTCTGCAAGCCAAATTAAATCTATTGGTGTTGAATATGTCATTTTAGGGCATTCAGAACGTAGAGCTTATTTCGGAGAGACAAATGCGTTATTAAGTGAAAAAGTGGATGCTGCATTAAAGCATGGTCTATTGCCTATTTTCTGTATTGGTGAAACAAAAGAAGAAAGAGAATCAGGTAAGTTTTTTGACGTAATAAAAACACAACTGGAAGAGGCTGTATTTCATTTATCAAAAGAAGAGTTTTCAAAGGTTGTATTAGCTTATGAACCGGTATGGGCTATTGGTACTGGATTGACCGCTTCTCCAGAACAAGCTCAAGAAGTACATGCTTTTATTCGTGCTACTGTAGCAGCGCAATATGATCAATCTGTAGCAGATGAAACGAGTATTTTATATGGAGGTAGTTGTAATCCTAAGAATGCAGGTGAATTATTTGCACAAGCTGATATTGATGGTGGATTGATCGGTGGTGCATCTCTGAAGTCACGAGATTTCTTAGATATTGTAAAAGTTTTTAATAAGTAA
- a CDS encoding putative sugar nucleotidyl transferase encodes MLFDQSTQSSYLQCFNGLGNLFNPDSLWPFTSLKSTALLRVGILPLFEKWAHALDTVVLYDSQASEVSLDEQIASWSHEGQELFFVSVNVIPTESFVEKLISLAKGQYLRSDNNLFAFRADVDQPFNASMEKVFFGQDCIQLQFIEDLYLNIGSEIIREFGILTHDRRSEFYSNTNIVLGDQLFVGQSVEMECVTLNTKTGPIYIDDGAIIMEGANLRGPLYIGKNAVVKMGTTIYSNVSIGDYAVVGGEISNSSIGDFSAKGHYGYLGCSVVGDWCNLGAGTINSNLKNNLSSIKLYDYRSDSLRDTGLMKCGLFMGDFTRTGIQSMFNTGTVVGLGCMLSITGFYPKFVSSFTWLYNEGNETYQLQKFISDLEVVFLSKNRKLDKKLIEKIIEINQSKFKN; translated from the coding sequence GTGTTATTTGATCAATCGACGCAGTCAAGTTATCTGCAATGTTTTAATGGATTGGGGAATCTATTTAACCCCGATTCTTTATGGCCATTTACGAGTCTCAAATCTACTGCTTTGCTACGTGTGGGCATATTACCATTGTTTGAAAAATGGGCACATGCCTTAGATACTGTAGTCTTATACGATTCTCAGGCAAGTGAGGTGTCCCTTGATGAACAAATCGCTTCATGGTCACATGAAGGTCAGGAACTCTTCTTCGTTTCTGTAAATGTTATCCCTACCGAATCCTTTGTTGAAAAATTAATTTCTTTGGCAAAAGGACAATATTTACGATCCGATAATAACTTATTTGCATTTAGAGCTGATGTTGATCAACCCTTTAATGCCAGTATGGAAAAAGTCTTTTTTGGTCAGGATTGTATACAGCTACAATTTATTGAGGATTTATATTTAAACATCGGATCTGAAATCATACGTGAATTTGGAATCTTAACGCATGACAGACGCTCAGAATTTTATTCAAATACAAATATAGTTTTGGGGGATCAATTATTTGTTGGTCAGTCAGTGGAGATGGAATGCGTTACTTTGAATACAAAGACAGGTCCGATTTATATAGATGATGGTGCCATTATTATGGAAGGAGCTAATTTAAGAGGCCCTTTATATATAGGTAAAAATGCCGTTGTAAAAATGGGAACTACCATTTATAGCAATGTTTCCATTGGCGACTATGCTGTGGTGGGAGGAGAAATCTCGAACTCGAGTATAGGAGATTTCAGTGCTAAAGGGCATTACGGATATCTAGGTTGCTCAGTTGTCGGCGACTGGTGTAATTTGGGTGCTGGAACAATAAATTCGAATCTCAAAAACAACCTATCTTCAATCAAACTATATGATTACAGGTCTGATTCATTGCGTGATACCGGATTGATGAAGTGTGGCTTATTTATGGGAGATTTTACTCGTACGGGTATTCAATCCATGTTTAATACAGGTACTGTTGTTGGTCTGGGGTGTATGTTGTCGATAACCGGTTTTTATCCTAAATTTGTATCATCATTTACGTGGTTATATAACGAAGGGAACGAGACTTATCAACTTCAAAAGTTTATTTCTGATTTAGAAGTTGTATTTTTATCAAAAAATAGAAAATTAGACAAGAAGCTAATTGAAAAAATTATAGAAATTAATCAATCAAAATTTAAAAACTAA
- a CDS encoding type B 50S ribosomal protein L31 produces the protein MKKDLHPSNYRLVVFKDMSNDYSFITKSCVDTKETITWEDGIEYPVVKLEISHTSHPFYTGKMKLVDTAGRIDKFRSRYNKK, from the coding sequence ATGAAAAAAGATTTGCATCCTTCAAATTACAGATTAGTTGTGTTTAAAGATATGTCAAATGACTATTCTTTCATCACAAAATCATGTGTTGATACAAAAGAGACGATCACTTGGGAAGATGGTATTGAATATCCAGTTGTGAAATTAGAGATTTCTCATACTTCACACCCTTTCTATACTGGTAAAATGAAATTGGTTGATACGGCTGGTCGTATTGATAAATTCCGTAGCCGTTATAACAAAAAATAA
- a CDS encoding DUF2853 family protein, translating into MSKLDEKITAYIAEAKKLKLPLEDSLIESVTRGLGPSIYKADAETIASSDPDEIKRLKTNFLIKKLGLADDAKLDAAIDEVFTQIGKSNRNKYRVLVYALLVKKFKKESVYK; encoded by the coding sequence ATGAGCAAATTAGATGAAAAAATCACTGCATATATTGCAGAAGCAAAAAAATTAAAGTTGCCATTGGAAGATTCTCTTATTGAATCTGTTACAAGAGGACTCGGCCCCTCTATCTATAAAGCAGATGCCGAAACAATCGCATCTTCCGATCCTGATGAAATCAAAAGATTAAAAACTAATTTTCTAATTAAAAAATTAGGTCTTGCAGATGATGCAAAACTTGACGCAGCGATTGATGAGGTTTTCACTCAAATTGGTAAATCAAATCGTAACAAGTACCGTGTATTGGTATATGCACTACTTGTTAAGAAATTCAAAAAAGAAAGTGTCTATAAATAA
- a CDS encoding carbohydrate-binding family 9-like protein: protein MTNSIIVPSIDFGNEDLKGYQSLNKLLSAIAWNDIAIANWNHDYPYAPKAKFRLAYDQQAIVIQYKIEEEVIKAHYYMHNDNIWEDSCVEFFISFDNRKHYYNFEFNPIGAGLIGYGTSIKAERSRLTRQQIDQVEVFTCIERNNLGTQWSLIQYIPYSAFSYSQVTYAFLKENPIFANFYKCGDHLPKPHFLSWNKINHPTPNFHLPEFFGELFFE, encoded by the coding sequence ATGACAAATTCTATCATTGTACCTTCTATTGATTTTGGAAATGAAGATTTAAAGGGATACCAGTCTTTAAATAAATTACTATCTGCCATTGCATGGAACGATATCGCTATTGCTAATTGGAATCATGATTATCCCTATGCACCTAAAGCAAAATTTAGACTTGCGTATGATCAGCAAGCAATAGTAATCCAATATAAAATAGAAGAAGAAGTTATAAAGGCGCACTATTACATGCATAATGATAATATTTGGGAGGATAGTTGTGTTGAGTTTTTTATTTCTTTTGATAATAGAAAACACTATTATAATTTTGAGTTTAATCCTATAGGAGCTGGCTTGATTGGTTATGGTACTAGTATCAAAGCAGAGCGTTCGAGGTTGACCAGGCAACAGATAGATCAAGTCGAAGTGTTTACGTGCATTGAACGCAATAATTTGGGAACACAGTGGAGCTTAATTCAGTACATTCCTTATAGTGCATTTAGTTATAGTCAAGTGACCTATGCTTTTTTGAAAGAAAATCCAATTTTCGCTAATTTTTATAAATGTGGAGACCATTTACCAAAACCTCACTTTTTGTCTTGGAATAAAATAAATCATCCAACTCCTAATTTTCATTTACCAGAATTCTTTGGTGAATTATTTTTTGAGTAA
- a CDS encoding phosphotransferase enzyme family protein, with protein MSNSNQINGLKAAAAFSLSEDIISVDAFGSGHINDTYRVTTKNTHGKSFLLQRINHYIFQNVDGLMLNIKHVTDHLKTKIAHLPADIQQSRVLTIIPTKSNDLYHIDEDGNYWRMFILIDDTKSYDVVETTIQASEGGKAFGQFQLQLADLDASKIVEVLPNFHNIQFRLDNLKRAIANDSHNRVKNVPEILDFILSREDRMKTILNLGDKGELPLRITHNDTKFNNVLLDQNDQAQCVIDLDTVMPGYVAYDFGDAIRTIINPVEEDEKDLSKIVLNIPLYAAYAEGYLNEAKEFLTDVEVHSLVEGVFLLPYMQGVRFLTDYLEGDHYFKTKYTDHNLVRTKTQLKLVEEMERQEEELKNAISSVLQD; from the coding sequence ATGTCAAATTCGAATCAAATAAATGGTCTGAAAGCTGCAGCTGCGTTTTCTTTAAGTGAGGATATCATTAGTGTAGATGCTTTTGGTTCAGGACATATCAACGATACATATCGTGTAACAACAAAAAATACACATGGTAAATCCTTTTTATTGCAAAGGATAAATCATTACATTTTTCAAAATGTAGATGGTCTTATGCTTAATATTAAGCATGTAACGGATCATTTAAAAACGAAAATTGCACATTTGCCAGCAGATATCCAACAATCAAGGGTGTTGACCATAATTCCAACAAAATCGAATGATTTATATCATATAGATGAAGATGGCAATTATTGGCGTATGTTTATTCTTATCGATGACACCAAGAGCTATGATGTTGTAGAGACAACAATTCAGGCTTCAGAGGGTGGAAAAGCTTTTGGTCAATTTCAATTACAATTGGCGGATTTAGATGCATCTAAGATTGTTGAAGTATTACCTAATTTTCATAATATTCAATTTCGCTTAGACAATTTGAAGCGTGCAATTGCTAATGATTCTCATAATCGGGTTAAAAATGTACCTGAGATCTTAGATTTTATCTTGTCAAGAGAAGATCGTATGAAAACAATACTTAATCTAGGTGATAAAGGAGAGTTGCCGTTGCGCATTACCCATAATGATACTAAATTTAATAATGTGCTGCTAGATCAAAATGATCAGGCGCAGTGTGTCATTGATTTAGATACAGTAATGCCGGGTTATGTTGCCTATGATTTTGGAGATGCCATACGAACGATCATCAATCCAGTTGAAGAGGATGAAAAAGATTTATCTAAGATTGTTTTAAATATTCCTTTATACGCTGCTTATGCAGAAGGTTATCTCAACGAGGCGAAAGAGTTTTTAACGGACGTGGAAGTTCACTCTTTAGTAGAAGGAGTATTTTTGTTACCTTATATGCAGGGTGTACGTTTTTTAACAGATTATCTTGAAGGTGATCACTACTTTAAAACAAAATATACTGATCATAATTTAGTAAGAACAAAGACGCAATTGAAATTGGTTGAGGAAATGGAAAGACAGGAAGAAGAACTGAAAAATGCTATTAGCTCGGTTTTACAAGATTAA
- a CDS encoding Gfo/Idh/MocA family protein, which produces MDRRNFIKSTAVTTAGLGILSSTDLFAKDGKVRLAFIGVGLRGRNHVAIALNRDDVEVVAICDTQEESLSQCRKQFDKKGIKLPKEYTGGIDAYKKMLSKEKLDAVIIATPWEFHKDQAIDSMKAGLYVGCEVIAGLTLQDHWDVVKASEQTGKPYMTLENVAYRRDVMAVLNMHRQGLFGELLHLEGGYQHDLREVLFNDGKSYYGNGVEFGPKAISEAQWRTKYNVEQDGDLYPTHGLGPILPFININAGNRFTHLTSYSSKARGLASYVEKKAPGHPNAKLNYKNGDITQTMIQCQNGETILLTHDTHLPRPYSIGFRVQGTEGIWMDVAQGIHIEGKSKPHTWDPAKEWVEKYDHPIWKKYETLATGSGHGGMDWFVFNSFIQATKQGKQTPFDVYDSVTMSAVFPLSTDSIKQGNKTVDFPDFTSGKWKAKKNTFMLDDRGL; this is translated from the coding sequence ATGGACAGAAGAAATTTCATAAAATCTACAGCAGTTACAACTGCGGGATTGGGCATCCTTTCTAGTACAGATCTATTTGCAAAAGATGGTAAAGTAAGGTTAGCATTTATAGGTGTAGGACTTAGAGGTCGTAACCATGTTGCCATTGCATTGAACCGTGATGATGTCGAAGTTGTAGCAATTTGTGATACACAAGAAGAGTCTTTATCACAGTGCCGCAAGCAATTTGACAAAAAAGGAATTAAACTTCCAAAGGAATACACTGGTGGTATCGATGCTTACAAGAAAATGTTAAGTAAAGAAAAGTTAGATGCTGTCATCATTGCAACTCCTTGGGAATTTCACAAAGATCAAGCCATTGACTCTATGAAGGCAGGTCTATATGTAGGTTGCGAAGTGATCGCAGGTTTGACTTTACAAGATCACTGGGATGTTGTTAAAGCATCTGAGCAGACAGGTAAGCCGTACATGACTTTAGAGAATGTTGCTTATCGTCGTGATGTAATGGCTGTCCTTAATATGCACCGTCAAGGATTATTTGGTGAATTGCTACATTTAGAAGGAGGTTATCAACATGACTTACGTGAAGTACTTTTTAATGATGGTAAAAGCTACTATGGCAACGGTGTCGAATTTGGTCCAAAGGCTATTTCTGAAGCACAATGGCGTACAAAATACAATGTAGAGCAAGATGGAGATTTATATCCTACTCACGGTTTAGGTCCAATTCTACCTTTTATCAATATCAACGCAGGAAATCGTTTTACACACCTGACTTCGTATTCAAGTAAAGCGAGAGGCTTAGCTTCTTATGTTGAAAAGAAAGCACCAGGTCATCCAAATGCAAAATTGAATTATAAAAATGGTGACATTACTCAAACCATGATTCAATGCCAAAATGGTGAAACCATTTTATTAACGCATGATACACACTTACCAAGACCCTACTCGATCGGTTTCCGTGTACAAGGTACTGAGGGAATATGGATGGATGTTGCACAAGGTATTCACATCGAAGGTAAATCTAAACCACATACATGGGATCCGGCAAAAGAATGGGTAGAAAAATATGATCATCCGATCTGGAAAAAATATGAAACACTTGCAACAGGATCTGGTCACGGAGGTATGGATTGGTTTGTATTTAACTCCTTCATCCAAGCCACTAAGCAAGGCAAACAAACTCCATTTGACGTATATGACTCTGTTACCATGAGTGCAGTATTTCCACTATCAACTGATTCCATCAAACAAGGAAACAAAACAGTTGACTTTCCTGATTTCACTTCTGGAAAATGGAAAGCAAAGAAAAACACTTTTATGCTTGACGATAGAGGATTATAA
- a CDS encoding hemolysin family protein, which produces MLTEVLIILALIILNGVLSASEIAIVSSRKARLQAASDKDNPAAKIALALKESPNNFLSTVQIGITLIGILTGFFSGGSIATYLKQLFVQISFLAPYSEQLSVIIVVFVITFFSLVLGELVPKRIGMAIPEKYAMVIAYPMNLLSKIVRPFVWLLSISTDCIVKLFNIKSTHNSVTEEEIKALVDEGVDSGAIEGIEHDIVDRLLSLGDKKAINLMTHRSNIAFLDLEDSFEEHRHIIMNTEHTMYPICEGNLDNIKGVVHVKKLLSQYLKEKPIDLQQLIEPIKFVNEHSSAYSILAILRASHIHQAIVIDEYGSTQGVITLRDILSDLVGNLPEDQSTGKPRIRKREDGSYIADGQYQLDRFMEEFEIGLSEEDEDEINNITTLGGLVFLLLDHVPLEGEQVHYKNIEFEVLDMDGNRIDKILFRKKDDD; this is translated from the coding sequence ATGCTCACAGAAGTCCTTATTATATTAGCTCTAATTATTCTTAATGGAGTATTATCTGCATCTGAAATTGCAATCGTCTCCAGTAGAAAAGCCAGATTACAAGCTGCATCTGACAAAGATAACCCCGCAGCAAAAATAGCTTTAGCATTAAAGGAATCACCAAATAACTTTTTATCCACCGTTCAAATCGGTATAACATTAATCGGGATCTTAACAGGTTTTTTTAGTGGTGGAAGCATTGCGACCTATCTGAAACAATTATTTGTACAGATATCTTTTTTAGCTCCTTATAGCGAGCAATTATCGGTCATAATCGTTGTTTTTGTCATTACATTCTTCTCCCTAGTATTAGGAGAACTCGTGCCAAAAAGAATTGGAATGGCGATTCCAGAAAAGTATGCTATGGTGATCGCCTATCCCATGAATCTATTAAGTAAAATAGTTCGTCCATTTGTATGGTTGCTAAGTATTTCAACAGATTGTATTGTCAAATTATTTAATATCAAAAGCACGCACAATTCAGTAACCGAAGAAGAAATAAAAGCATTAGTAGATGAAGGGGTTGATAGCGGTGCTATTGAAGGAATAGAGCATGACATCGTAGATCGCCTATTAAGCCTTGGAGATAAGAAAGCGATAAACCTAATGACACACAGAAGTAATATAGCATTCTTAGATTTAGAAGATAGCTTCGAAGAGCATCGACATATCATCATGAATACAGAGCATACCATGTATCCTATTTGTGAAGGCAATCTAGATAATATTAAAGGGGTTGTCCATGTTAAAAAATTATTATCGCAATACCTAAAAGAAAAACCAATTGATTTACAACAATTGATTGAACCTATAAAATTTGTCAACGAACATAGCTCTGCCTATAGTATATTGGCAATTCTCAGGGCTTCACATATCCATCAAGCCATTGTAATTGATGAATACGGTTCTACACAAGGGGTAATTACGCTTCGAGACATTCTTTCGGATTTAGTCGGTAATTTACCAGAAGATCAATCAACAGGCAAACCCCGAATTCGAAAACGTGAAGATGGATCTTACATTGCCGATGGACAATATCAATTAGATCGATTCATGGAAGAATTTGAAATTGGTCTTTCTGAAGAAGATGAAGATGAAATCAATAATATCACAACACTTGGAGGGCTCGTATTTTTATTGCTTGACCATGTGCCCTTAGAGGGAGAACAAGTTCACTATAAAAATATTGAATTTGAAGTTCTTGATATGGATGGTAATCGAATTGACAAGATTTTGTTCAGAAAAAAGGATGATGATTAA
- the trxA gene encoding thioredoxin has protein sequence MATFDEIIKSNDVVLVDFFATWCGPCQTMAPILQDVKEFYDESLSIIKIDVDKNPKIAAIYKVSGVPTFVLFKNGTQVWRQSGMITKADLHKLIDSHK, from the coding sequence ATGGCTACATTCGATGAGATTATAAAATCAAATGACGTTGTATTAGTGGATTTTTTTGCAACTTGGTGTGGACCATGTCAAACTATGGCGCCCATATTACAAGATGTAAAAGAATTTTATGATGAAAGTTTGTCAATTATTAAAATTGATGTGGACAAAAATCCTAAGATAGCGGCAATTTACAAGGTAAGTGGTGTACCTACATTTGTTCTGTTTAAAAATGGTACACAAGTATGGAGGCAGAGTGGAATGATCACAAAGGCTGACCTCCATAAGCTTATTGATTCGCACAAATAG